CACTTCGTGCCCGGCGCGGGCCAGCAGGTGGTGGATCAGCGCCGTGGTGGTGGACTTGCCGTTGGTGCCGGTGATGCCGACGAAGCGCGCCGCGCTGCCGCTGGCCCGCACGGCGCGGAAGAGCAGCTCTGCATCGCAGATCACCGGCACGCCGGTCCTGGCCGCCGCCGCCGCCGCCGGATGCGCGCGCGGCAGCAGATGCGGGATGCCGGGGGAGAGCAGCAGGGCGTCGAAGTCGAAGCGCGCCACTTTGGACGGATCGCCCACCGGCAGGCCGGCGGCGCGGGCGGCCTCACGCGCCGCCTCGCCATCGTCCCAGCACAGGATCTCCGCGCCCCATTCCACCAGCCGGCGCGCGGACGGCAGCCCGGCGCGGCCGAGGCCCACCACGGCGAAACGCTGTCCGGCGAAGGGAAGGAAGGGGGCGGTGCTCATCAGCGGATCTTCAGCGTGGAGAGGCCGACGAGCGCCAGGACCATCGCGATGATCCAGAAGCGGATGACGATGGTGGGCTCGGCCCAGCCCTTCTTCTCGAAATGGTGGTGCAGCGGCGCCATCAGGAAGACGCGGCGGCCGGTGCGCTTGTACCAGAAGACCTGGATGATGACGGAGACCGTCTCCACCACGAAAAGACCGCCGACGATGGCCAGCACGATCTCATGCTTGGTGGCGACTGCCACGGCACCCAGCGCGCCACCCAGAGCGAGCGAGCCGGTATCGCCCATGAAGACGGCGGCCGGCGGGGCGTTGAACCACAGGAAGCCAAGGCCCGCGCCGATCAGCGCGGAGAGGAAGACCGCCAGCTCCGCCGTGCCGGGCACGCCGTTGAGCTGCAGGTAGTCGGCGAAGACGCGGTTGCCGACGAGATAGGCGATCAGCCCGAAGACGGCGGCGGCCAGCAGCACCGGCACGGTGGCCAGCCCATCCAGCCCGTCCGTCAGGTTCACGGCATTGGAGGCGCCCATCATCACCAGCATCGCCACCACCGGGAAGAACAGGCTGAAGTTCAGCATCGCGTCCTTCAGGAAGGGGAAGCTGAGCTTGAAGGCCAGATGGCCCGGCAGCATGGAGGTGATCCAGACCGCCGCGACCAGCCCGATGCCTGCCTGCACCACCAGCTTCATGGTGCCGGAGACGCCCTTGGTGTTGCGCTTCGTGACCTTCAGCCAGTCGTCCCAGAAGCCCAGCGCGCCATAGCCCAGCGTCACCAGCAGCACGGCCCAGACGAAGCCGTTGCGCAGGTCGGCCCAGAGCAGCGTGGCCGGCACCAGCCCGGCCAGCATCAGCACGCCGCCCATGGTGGGCGTGCCCTTCTTGGTCAGCAGGTGGCCTTCCGGGCCGTCGGCGCGGATGGGCTGGCCGCCGTTCTGGAAGCTGCGCAGCCAGCCGATGATGGCATTGCCGAAGAACAGGCTGATGAACAGCGCCGTCATGCAGGCCGCGCCGGACCGGAAGGTGACGTAGCGGAACAGGTTGAAGAGGATGAAGCCCTCGGAGAACGGCGAGAGCAGAGTATAGATCACAGATGCGCCCCTTCGGACTTCAGGGCGCCGACCACCGCCGCCATGCGGGTGCCGAGCGAGCCTTTAACCAACACAACATCGCCCGGACGCACGGCCGCCCGCACCAGCGGGGCGAGTTCCTCGCTGGTGGGGGCATGGCCGCCGCGGAGGGCATTTGGCAGGTGGTCGTATAGACCACGCATCAGGGGGCCGCAGCAAAAGACGAGGTCGGCATTGGCCACCACATCGGGCAGCAGACCTTCGTGCAGCGCAGGGCCGAAATCGCCAAGCTCCCGCATGTCGCCCAGCACGGCGATGCGCCGGGCGGCCTCCTGCGTGCCCAGCACCGCCAGGGCCGCGCGCATGGCGGGGGGCTGGCCGTTATAGCTTTCATCCAGCAGCAGCGCCTCGCCGCCCGGCAGGGGCAGGGCGACGCGGGCGCCGCGGCCGGCGCCAGGGCGGAAGCTGCCCAGGGCCTCGGCGAAGCGAGCGGGATCCGCGCCCAGGGCCGCGCCGGCGGCGAGCGCCGCCAGGGCATTGACCACTAGGTGCCGCCCCGGCGCGCCGATGGAGAGCGTCAGCCGTTGCCCATGCAGCATGATATCGGCGGTGGAGGAAAGGGGGCCGCAATCGGCGGAGATCAGCCGGGCCTCGGCCGAGGCGTCCTCGCCGAAGCCGGTGACGCTGGCGCCTGCGGCACGGGCGCGTCCGGCCAGCATGGGGAAGAAGTCGCTGTCGCGCGGCAGCACGGCGACGCCGCCGGCGGAAAGCCCATCCAGGATATCCGCCTTCTCCGCCGCGATCTCCTCCAGCGAGCCGAGATGGCCGATATGGGCGGCACCGATCTGGGTGATGACCACCACATGCGGCCGCGCCAGCCGGGCCAGGGGCGCGATCTCGCCCCGGTGGTTCATGCCGATCTCCAGCACGCCATAGGCGCTCTCGCGCGGCATGCGGGCGAGCGTCAGCGGCAGGCCCCAGTGGTTGTTGTAGCTGGCCACGGCGGCATGGGTGGCGCCGAAGGCCGCAAGCCCGTGCCGCAGCATGTCCTTGGTGGTGGTCTTGCCGACGCTGCCGGTGATGGCGGCGATGCGCGCGGTACTCCGCGCCCGCCCGGCGGCACCCAGCGCGGCGAGGCCGGCGAGCGTGTCGCCCACCCGCAGCAGCGGCCCGCCCTCCACGTCGCGGTCCACCATGGCGGCGGCGGCGCCATTGGCGAAGGCGGCGGGGACGAAGTCATGCCCGTCCCGCGCATCGCGCAGCGCAACGAAAAGGTCGCCCGGCTGCACAGCGCGGCTGTCGATGGCCACGCCGCTCACGGCGGGCTCACCCTCCAGCGTGCCGCCGGTGGCGGTGCGCAGCTCGGCGGCGGTCCAGAGCGCGCTCACGCCGCCTGACCCAGGATCCGGCGCACCATCTCCACATCGTCGAAGGGCAGGGTGGTGGTGCCGATGGTCTGGCCGCTCTCATGGCCCTTGCCGGCCACGGCCAGAACATCGCCCGGCGCCAGTCCCTCGATGGCATGGGCGATGGCGGCGGCGCGGTCGCCGACCTCCTCGCCATGGTTCATGCCCGCGCGGACGGCGGCGCGGATGGCGGCGGGGTCCTCGGTGCGCGGGTTGTCATCGGTCACGATGGCGCGGTCGGCGAGGCGGGAAGCCACCTCGCCCATCAGCGGCCGCTTGCCCGGGTCACGGTCGCCGCCGGCGCCGAAGACCACATGCAGCCGGCCAGCGGCATGCGGGCGCAGCGCCTTGAGCAGCCGCTCCAGCGCATCCGGGGTATGGGCGTAGTCGACATAGACGGCCGCGCCATTGGGCAGGCGCGCGGCCAGTTCCATCCGTCCGCGCACGCCGGTCAGCCGCGGCAGCAGCGCCAGCACCTGGTCGGCCGGCAGGCCGGTGGCCATCGCCAGGGCGGCGGCCATCATCACGTTATCGGCCTGGAAGCGGCCGGGCAGCGGCAGGGCGATCCCGGCCCGGTGGCCGAAGGCGTCCAGTTCCAGAAACTGCCCTTCGGGCCGGGCTTCCTGGCGCAGCAGGCGGATGGCCCCGCCATCCTCACCCACCGTATGCAGGCGCAGGCCCCGTCGCGCGGCGATCTCCCGCAGGCCCGCCAGCACACCCTCCTCCAGCTCGCTGCTGGCGACGGCGGTGGTGCCGGGCTCCAGCAGCGTGTCGAAGAGGCGCAGCTTGGCGGCGGCGTAGCCCGCCATGTCGCCGTGATAGTCCAGATGGTCCCGCGTGAGGTTGCTGAAGCCGGCGGCGGCGATCCGCAGCCCGTCCAGCCGCCGCTGCTCCAGGCCGTGGGAGGAGGCCTCCAGCGCCGTATGCGTCACACCCCCCCGCGCGAGCTGCGCCATGGTCTCGTGCAGCTTCACCGGGTCGGGGGTGGTGAGGGAGGGTGTCTCGGGGAAGTCCGGCGCCTTCAGGCCCAGCGTGCCGAGGGAGGCGGCGCGCTTGCCGGCCAGCTCCCAGATCTGCCGCAGGAAATCGACCGTGCTGGTCTTGCCGTTGGTGCCGGTGACGGTGACCACGATGCCGGGCTGGGTGCCGTAGAAGCCGGCGGCCAGCTGCGCCAGGGCGCGGCGGGCATCGGTGGAGGTCAGCATCGGGCGCGGCGGCACGCCGGCGGGCCAGTCCGTGCCCTCGGGTGCCAGCACGGCGCCCGCGCCGCGCGCCACGGCATCGGCGATGAAGGCGCGGCCGTCAGACCGCACGCCCGGCAGGGCGGCGAAGAGGTAGCCGGGCTGCACCGCCCGGCTATCGGCGGTCAGCCCGAGGATATCGGGCAGGGCACCGGCGGCCGGCTGGCGGAGGGAAGGCGCATGGCTCATGAGATCATCGAGGCGCAAGGCTTGAACCCGCGCCGGCCGGAATGGTGGTGGAGGTCAGGCGCAGCGGCACGGGCGGCGGCAGGCTGCCGGGCACGGGGGCCAGGGGCAAGGCGCGCGGTGCCGGGGGCTGAAGCGCCTGCGCCGGGGCGGCGGGCTGCCGCGCGGGCGGTGCCGGACGCGGTGCGGGGGCGGGCGGGCGCGTGCTACTGGCGGGAGAGACCGCGGCACTGGCGGGCGTATTGGCCGCCGAGGGCCTGCCCGGGGCGGAGGGCGCGCCGCGCGGTTGCAGCGGGATGCTGGTGGCCGCCAGCAGGGCCGGGTTGTTCGGGTCCTCTGGCACCAGCCCCAGCACCGGGGCGATGCGGCTGACCACGGTATGCGCCGCCGGCGCCGCCACCCAGCCGGCCGTGGCATAGCCATGCGACCGCGCATTGGCCTGCGGGTTGTCGATCATCACATAGAGGGCATAGCGCGGCGCATGCATCGGGAAGGCACCCACCAGCGCCGCGATGCGCTGGTTCATCAGGTAGCCGCCGCGCGGACCGGTTTTCTGCGCCGTGCCGGTCTTGCCACCCAGGAAGTAGCCGGGCACCTCGGCCGACCTCGCGGAGCCGTCGGTGACCACGAGCCGCATCAGCTTGCGCATCGTGGCGCTGGTCTGCTCGCTGACGACGCGCCGGCCCGGCCGCTCGGTGCCCGGCGGCTGCGCCAGCAGCGTCGGCTCACGCAGGATGCCCCCGTTGGCGAGTGCGGAGATGCCGGTGACGACATGCATCGGCGTCACGCTGATGCCATGGCCGTAGGAGATCGTGACCATGTTGATCTCCTTCCAGGAACTGGCCGGAGGCACCAGCGGCAGCGCGCGCTCCGGCACCTCCAGGGGGACGCGGGAGAGCATGCCGATGTTCTTCAGGAACTCCCGCTGCCGCTCCGGCCCGAAGCCCATCGCCATATGCGCGGCGCCGAGGTTGGAGGAATAGGCCATGACCTCCGGGAAGCTCAGCCAGCGGTTCTTGCCCTTGTAGTCGGTGATGGTGAAGCGGCCGTAGCGCAGCGGCCTGCTGGCATCGTAGCGGCTGCTATAGGCATTGCCCGTGCCGTATTCGAGCGCCGCCGCCGCCGTCAGCAGCTTGAAGGTCGAACCCGGCTCATAGACTCCCACCGTGGCGCGGTTGAAGCGTTGGTCGGCGGTGGCCTCGCCGATGTCGTTGGCGTCGTAATCCGGCAGGCTGACCATGCCGAGCACTTCGGCGGTGTTGATGTCCAGCACCACCCCGGCACCGCCGATGCCATTGAAGTCCGAGATGGCCCGATGCACCGCGTCGCGCAGCGCCAGCTGCACGCGCACGTCGAGGGACAGGCGCAGCGGCTTGTTCAGCTCCGTCCGCAGCCGGTCGTCGAAGCTCCGCTCGATGCCAGAGAGTCCCTTGCCGTCCACATCGACATTGCCGAGCAGATGCACGGCCGCGCGCCCCTGCGGATAGTAGCGGCGCTCCGCATATTCGAAATCGACGCCGGCGATGCCAAGATTGATGATCCCCTGCTGCTCGCGCGGCGTCAGGCTGCGGGTGACATAGACGAAGCCGCGATCGCCGGAGAGCCGTTCGATCAGCCTCTCGCGGTCCAGCTGCGGCAGCACGCTGCGGAGCTTGTCCGCCACCTGCGCCGGGTTGGCGATGACGCGCGGATTGGCGGTCAGCGCCGTGATCGGCAGCGACATCGCCAGCACCTCGCCATTGCGGTCGGTGATGGGCGCGCGGCTGGCCGGGTGTTCGGAGGGCGGCGCAACAGCGCGCAGCGCGGCCTGCAGCCGCACCGGCTCGGCCGGGTTCAGCAGCGTCGCATGGGTCAGTTTCAGCGCCACCGCCAGGAACAGCGCGCCGAAGCCGAGCGATGCCACCACCAGCCGCCCCCGGCTCTTCTCCAGTTGCGTGCGGCGCAGCAGGTCCGGCTGGCTGATATGCACATTGGTTGGGCGATGCGGCCGGCGCGAACCGGCGGCTGCCCCCTCCTGCGGCAATACCGCCGGCTGGCGCAGATGCCCCTGGCCACGGAGAGGCACCGAATCTGGAGAAGGAGGGGGCAGGTCGTGCATGGAGATCAGCGCACCGGCACGGGCGCGGCCAGCGGAACCGGCGGCGCCAGAGTGCCGCGCGCCGCGAGGCCGAGGGAGGAACCGGTGGGCACGCCGATCCGCGCGCCGGTGCCGGGCTGGGGCAGGGTGCCGGCATTGGCGCTGTTGATGGGCAGGTGGATGGCCTGCCGCAGCAGGCCGCTGGAGCGCGCCTCGGCCACCACCGGCTCACGCGGCGCCTCCCGCAGCGCCACCGTCTCGGCGCGCGGCGTGGGGGCGGGAACCGGGCGGCGGCGCGGCTCCTCGCGGGTGGCGACGACGACAGGGGCCGGGCTGCGCGCGGGCTCGGCGCGCACCGTTTCGACCCGGGGTGCGGGGGCGGGGCGGGTCACCGGGCGCGGCGTGGCCGGCATGCTCGCCGCCAGGGCGGTGGCCTCGGCTGGGGCCGGCGTGACGGAAGATGGCTTTGCCTCGGCCACGGCGGCCGGGGCTGCGGCGGCCGGAGCCTCGCCGGCCGGTTCCGCCGCGGCCAGGGCCGTCTCGGGCGCGGAGCCGAACAGGTTCACCGGACCGGCGAAGGCGATGGCGGTGGGCAGGTGGCGGTCCACGTCCTGCAGCCGGACGAACTGCGCGGGCTGCATCGTCTCCAGCGGCAGGTACTTCTGCGCCACCTGGCGCAGCCGCTCCGGCTCGTTCAGCAGGGCCCACTCGGCCCTCAGCACCTGGGTGCGGTCACGCGCCTGCTCGATGCGCCTGGTCAGGTCGCGCAACTCTCGGTCCAATTGCCGGGCCGAGTCCTCGGCGCGATAGACGTTCCAGCCCACGACGCAGAAAGCCGTGATGGCAATGACGGTCAGGGGGCGGAACATGTGGCCTCCTCAATCTTCTCGATGGCCCGCAGCCGGGCGGAACGGGCACGCGGGTTGGCCGATGTCTCGGCCTCCCCAGGACGCAAGGCGTTGTTGATGACCAGTCGGAAGGGCGCAGCCTTCCGCTGGGACTCCACCATCGGCAGGTAGCGGGACACTCCGGGCGCACGGCCGGCGGCCTGCTGCATGAAGCGCTTCACCAGCCGGTCTTCCAGCGAGTGGAAGGCCACCACCACCAGCCGCCCACCGGGCGCCAGCAGCTCGGCGGCGGCGGCGAGGCCGCGTTCCACCTCGCCCAGCTCGTCATTCACCTTCAGGCGCAGCGCCTGGAAGGAGCGGGTGGCGCTGTCCTGGCCGGATGGGTCACGCGGCATGCAGGAATGGATGATGCGCACCAGCTGCGAGGTGGTCTCGATCGGCGCCTCCTTGCGGGCGGCCACGATCGTGCGGGCGATGCGGCGGGAATGC
This genomic window from Roseomonas marmotae contains:
- a CDS encoding UDP-N-acetylmuramoyl-tripeptide--D-alanyl-D-alanine ligase, producing MSALWTAAELRTATGGTLEGEPAVSGVAIDSRAVQPGDLFVALRDARDGHDFVPAAFANGAAAAMVDRDVEGGPLLRVGDTLAGLAALGAAGRARSTARIAAITGSVGKTTTKDMLRHGLAAFGATHAAVASYNNHWGLPLTLARMPRESAYGVLEIGMNHRGEIAPLARLARPHVVVITQIGAAHIGHLGSLEEIAAEKADILDGLSAGGVAVLPRDSDFFPMLAGRARAAGASVTGFGEDASAEARLISADCGPLSSTADIMLHGQRLTLSIGAPGRHLVVNALAALAAGAALGADPARFAEALGSFRPGAGRGARVALPLPGGEALLLDESYNGQPPAMRAALAVLGTQEAARRIAVLGDMRELGDFGPALHEGLLPDVVANADLVFCCGPLMRGLYDHLPNALRGGHAPTSEELAPLVRAAVRPGDVVLVKGSLGTRMAAVVGALKSEGAHL
- the ftsL gene encoding cell division protein FtsL — translated: MFRPLTVIAITAFCVVGWNVYRAEDSARQLDRELRDLTRRIEQARDRTQVLRAEWALLNEPERLRQVAQKYLPLETMQPAQFVRLQDVDRHLPTAIAFAGPVNLFGSAPETALAAAEPAGEAPAAAAPAAVAEAKPSSVTPAPAEATALAASMPATPRPVTRPAPAPRVETVRAEPARSPAPVVVATREEPRRRPVPAPTPRAETVALREAPREPVVAEARSSGLLRQAIHLPINSANAGTLPQPGTGARIGVPTGSSLGLAARGTLAPPVPLAAPVPVR
- the rsmH gene encoding 16S rRNA (cytosine(1402)-N(4))-methyltransferase RsmH; translation: MSGHIPVMLDEVLQTLAPRDGGIYLDGTFGGGGYASAILSAAACTLHAIDRDPDAIARGAQVAARFPGRLHLVQGRFGDMLQLMRDQGVGQFDGVVLDLGISSFQIDQAERGFSFRFDGPLDMRMEKSGPSAADLVNRLPEAELADILWQLGEERHSRRIARTIVAARKEAPIETTSQLVRIIHSCMPRDPSGQDSATRSFQALRLKVNDELGEVERGLAAAAELLAPGGRLVVVAFHSLEDRLVKRFMQQAAGRAPGVSRYLPMVESQRKAAPFRLVINNALRPGEAETSANPRARSARLRAIEKIEEATCSAP
- a CDS encoding peptidoglycan D,D-transpeptidase FtsI family protein; translated protein: MPLRGQGHLRQPAVLPQEGAAAGSRRPHRPTNVHISQPDLLRRTQLEKSRGRLVVASLGFGALFLAVALKLTHATLLNPAEPVRLQAALRAVAPPSEHPASRAPITDRNGEVLAMSLPITALTANPRVIANPAQVADKLRSVLPQLDRERLIERLSGDRGFVYVTRSLTPREQQGIINLGIAGVDFEYAERRYYPQGRAAVHLLGNVDVDGKGLSGIERSFDDRLRTELNKPLRLSLDVRVQLALRDAVHRAISDFNGIGGAGVVLDINTAEVLGMVSLPDYDANDIGEATADQRFNRATVGVYEPGSTFKLLTAAAALEYGTGNAYSSRYDASRPLRYGRFTITDYKGKNRWLSFPEVMAYSSNLGAAHMAMGFGPERQREFLKNIGMLSRVPLEVPERALPLVPPASSWKEINMVTISYGHGISVTPMHVVTGISALANGGILREPTLLAQPPGTERPGRRVVSEQTSATMRKLMRLVVTDGSARSAEVPGYFLGGKTGTAQKTGPRGGYLMNQRIAALVGAFPMHAPRYALYVMIDNPQANARSHGYATAGWVAAPAAHTVVSRIAPVLGLVPEDPNNPALLAATSIPLQPRGAPSAPGRPSAANTPASAAVSPASSTRPPAPAPRPAPPARQPAAPAQALQPPAPRALPLAPVPGSLPPPVPLRLTSTTIPAGAGSSLAPR
- a CDS encoding UDP-N-acetylmuramoyl-L-alanyl-D-glutamate--2,6-diaminopimelate ligase codes for the protein MSHAPSLRQPAAGALPDILGLTADSRAVQPGYLFAALPGVRSDGRAFIADAVARGAGAVLAPEGTDWPAGVPPRPMLTSTDARRALAQLAAGFYGTQPGIVVTVTGTNGKTSTVDFLRQIWELAGKRAASLGTLGLKAPDFPETPSLTTPDPVKLHETMAQLARGGVTHTALEASSHGLEQRRLDGLRIAAAGFSNLTRDHLDYHGDMAGYAAAKLRLFDTLLEPGTTAVASSELEEGVLAGLREIAARRGLRLHTVGEDGGAIRLLRQEARPEGQFLELDAFGHRAGIALPLPGRFQADNVMMAAALAMATGLPADQVLALLPRLTGVRGRMELAARLPNGAAVYVDYAHTPDALERLLKALRPHAAGRLHVVFGAGGDRDPGKRPLMGEVASRLADRAIVTDDNPRTEDPAAIRAAVRAGMNHGEEVGDRAAAIAHAIEGLAPGDVLAVAGKGHESGQTIGTTTLPFDDVEMVRRILGQAA
- the mraY gene encoding phospho-N-acetylmuramoyl-pentapeptide-transferase, with product MIYTLLSPFSEGFILFNLFRYVTFRSGAACMTALFISLFFGNAIIGWLRSFQNGGQPIRADGPEGHLLTKKGTPTMGGVLMLAGLVPATLLWADLRNGFVWAVLLVTLGYGALGFWDDWLKVTKRNTKGVSGTMKLVVQAGIGLVAAVWITSMLPGHLAFKLSFPFLKDAMLNFSLFFPVVAMLVMMGASNAVNLTDGLDGLATVPVLLAAAVFGLIAYLVGNRVFADYLQLNGVPGTAELAVFLSALIGAGLGFLWFNAPPAAVFMGDTGSLALGGALGAVAVATKHEIVLAIVGGLFVVETVSVIIQVFWYKRTGRRVFLMAPLHHHFEKKGWAEPTIVIRFWIIAMVLALVGLSTLKIR